The Solea senegalensis isolate Sse05_10M linkage group LG9, IFAPA_SoseM_1, whole genome shotgun sequence genome has a segment encoding these proteins:
- the LOC122774646 gene encoding multiple epidermal growth factor-like domains protein 11 produces MPTMRSVIVLQILSVLIGLSCSLNPRDPNVCILWESFTTSVKESYQHPYDQVTDEPCADPRTSYRCLHHRITYKTAYRQAVKTDYRKRYQCCPGFYESRDKCVPRCTKECVHGRCVAPDRCQCEGGWRGDDCSSGMTFPLPHSRHSVCSSLSLTQTQLTFTKKKQEEEQDEEVEEEEEEERNKQRHEMKQFSSSSRDCT; encoded by the exons ATGCCGACCATGCGCAGTGTCATCGTCCTCCAGATTCTGAGCGTGCTGATCGGTCTGAGCTGCTCCCTGAATCCAAGAGACCCAAACGTGTGCATCCTCTGGGAGAG CTTCACCACTTCAGTCAAAGAGTCCTATCAGCATCCTTACGACCAGGTGACAGATGAGCCCTGCGCTGACCCTCGGACCTCCTACAGATGTCTGCACCACAG GATCACGTACAAGACGGCCTACAGGCAGGCGGTAAAGACGGACTATCGCAAGAGGTACCAGTGCTGTCCAGGGTTCTACGAGAGCAGAGACAAATGTGTCC CTCGCTGCACCAAAGAGTGCGTCCACGGCCGGTGTGTCGCTCCAGACCGCTGCCAGTGTGAGGGAGGCTGGCGAGGAGACGACTGCTCCAGCGGTATGACGTTTCCTCTCCCACACTCACGCCACTCTGTctgctcctcactctctctcacacaaacacagctcacaTTCACTAAA AAGAAGCAAGAGGAAGAGCAAgacgaggaggtggaggaggaggaggaggaggagagaaacaaacagcGACACGAAATGAAACagttctcttcttcctctcgtGACTGcacatga